GCCCGGCTCGCTCGGTGTTCGAGGTGCCGCAAGGCGGCACGATCGCCTTCCGACCGGGTGTCGCGTACACGTTCTGGGTGCCACGCGCCGGCGAGCCCGGCGGGGACACGATCGTGCTCGGGGTCGCGCGAGAGCTCGGCGCGCCGCCGAGCACCAACGAATGGGACGTCGTGCGGACGCTCGAGATCGGGTGAGCCGGACCGGTACCGGTGTCAGTCGTTCACGTAGGTCAGCCAGTCCGCGTACTTCGCGTCGTCGCCCTTCGTGGCGGCGAAGAACGCGTCCTGCAGGGCCTTCGTGACCGGCCCCCGATGCCCCGCGCCCACCGTGCGATCGTCGACCTCGCGGATCGGGGTGATCTCGGCGGCGGTCCCCGTGAAGAACACCTCGTCGGCCGTGTACAGGTCGGTGCGCACCAGGTGCTGCTCGATCACCGGGAAGCCGAGGTCGCGCGCGATCGTCATGACCGCGGCCCGGGTGACGCCCGCCAGACACCCGTGTCCCGTGTGCGGCGTCACGATCGTGCCGCCGTTGACGACGAAGATGTTCTCGCCGGAGCCCTCCGTGACGTAGCCATCGTCGTTCAGGAGCACGGCCTCGTCGTAGCCGGACTTCGTGGCGTCGACCTTCGCGAGGATCGAGCCGAGGTAACCGCCCGTCGCCTTGGCGGCGGAGGGGAGCGAGTTCTGGTCGTGGCGCTTCCACGAGCTGATCTTCACCCGAACGCCCTGCTCGAGGGCTTCTTCGCCGAGATAGGCCCCCCACGGCCACACCGCGATCGAGACGTCGACGGGGTTGGCGAGCGGGCTGACGCCCATCTCGCCGTAGCCACGGAACGCGATCGGGCGGATGTAGCACGACTGCAACCCGTTGGCGCGGATCGTGTCCTTCACCGCGTCGATGAGCTCCGCCTTGGAGAACGGGATCTCCATGAAGTAGATGGAGGCCGACGAGTACATGCGGTCGAGGTGCGCGTCGAGGTGCCACACGGCGGGGCCGCGGGTCGTCTCGTACGCCCGGATGCCCTCGAATACGCCGCTGCCGTAGTGCAGGGCGTGGCTGAGCACGTGGACCTTGGCCTCTTGCCAGGGCACGAGCTCGCCGTTCATCCAGATCGTCTCGACCTCGGTGATCGGCACCGTCGAACCTCCTCGGGTCGTCC
This portion of the Actinomycetota bacterium genome encodes:
- a CDS encoding branched-chain amino acid transaminase; amino-acid sequence: MPITEVETIWMNGELVPWQEAKVHVLSHALHYGSGVFEGIRAYETTRGPAVWHLDAHLDRMYSSASIYFMEIPFSKAELIDAVKDTIRANGLQSCYIRPIAFRGYGEMGVSPLANPVDVSIAVWPWGAYLGEEALEQGVRVKISSWKRHDQNSLPSAAKATGGYLGSILAKVDATKSGYDEAVLLNDDGYVTEGSGENIFVVNGGTIVTPHTGHGCLAGVTRAAVMTIARDLGFPVIEQHLVRTDLYTADEVFFTGTAAEITPIREVDDRTVGAGHRGPVTKALQDAFFAATKGDDAKYADWLTYVND